The sequence below is a genomic window from Tenacibaculum tangerinum.
CCAAGGCTTTCTTAGTTTTGAAGTTGAACAAAATAGAATCTTGCTCAGATTCCTGATTCCCTTGCTTAAATTGCGGACGTTGATGATACCCCGTACTATCTTTAATTCCCTTAGCATACACCATATTGTTTTTATAATCTAGAATAATAATTCCAGCTTTTAAATCAATATCAGTATACGTTACATGGGCTTCGTTGTATAGGGTAATGGTTTTATTTTTTGCGTTTTGTATCGTATAATCTTCAGCGTCATGGGTAATAATACCATCAATTACCTCTTTAGGTTTTATAGAGTCATTCGCAATAGTATCTCTTTTTTTTACAATAATATCAGTCTTTTTAATATCAATCAAAGAATCTTTAGAACTGGTAAAAGTAGAATCTACTTTGAGTTTTTGAGGACTGATCCCTTTTTTACCAAATTCTTGCGCAGTACTTATTTGAAAACAAAAAAGAAAGAAAGCTAAAAGTATGTAAGTTGGATTTGCTCGCAATATTATTAATACTATTTTTGTGTTATATTTAAAACTTTGGCGTGCTATTTGAACGCTTATATTTTAAACACCAAAAATAGTTAAATTTTATTGATGCAATTCTTAAATTTCCTTAAATATAACATAACAAAATTAACCTTTACTGTTCTAACTGTCTTAACCATTTTATTTGGAGTGTCATTAGAGGTAACGGCACAAAAAAAATACACCGTTGTTCTTGATGCGGGTCATGGAGGGAAAGACCCTGGGAATCTAGGAAACGGTTTTAGAGAAAAAAGTATTGCCTTGCGAGTGGCACTAGATGTGGGTAAAGAGTTGCTAACATCAAGAGATATTGAAGTAGTTTATACTCGTAAAAAAGATGTTTTTGTTGAGTTACATAACCGTGCTAAAATAGCAAATGATAAAAAAGCAGATTTATTTGTGTCTATTCACTGCGATGCTTTTAGAAGACCAGATCCACATGGAGCAAGTACTTTTGTTTTAGGTTTAAGTGGTAATCAGGAAAATTTAGAGATCGCAAAAAAAGAGAATGCCGTAATTTTATTAGAGGATAATTACAAACAAAATTACGATTACGACCCTAACTCACCAGAGTCAGTAATAGGATTGTCGGTGCTTCAAGAAGAAAACTTAGAAAACAGCCTAGGAATTGCAGGCTTAGTTCAAAATAACTTCGTAGCGTTAAAAAGAAATAATAGAAAAGTAAAGCAAGCTAATTTTTTAGTGTTAAGAGAAACTGTTATGCCCAGTGTTTTGATAGAATTAGGTTTTTTAACTAATAAAAATGAAGGTAAGTTTTTAAACTCTAGAAGCGGTCAAATACAAATGGCAAAATCAATAGCTGAAGCTATTAAAAAATATTTTAAAAGGCTTAAGCTAAATACCATAAGCGAAACAGTTACAGTAAATGCACCGTTAGTAGAAAAAGAACTATCAAAGCCAGTGGAACAAAAAGTAGTAAAAAAGACAATCCCTAAAAAAGAAGAAGCTCTAGCTAAAAAAGAAGTTACTAAAGAAAAAACTAAGGAAGTACAAGCACCAAGTAAGAATATAGAAACACCTTTAAAACGTATTTCTTCAGAAATTGTTTTTCGCATACAAATAGCAGCTTCAAGAAAAAAACTTTCAACAAGTAGCTTTAAAAACTTAGAAGATGTTGAATCTCTATTTATTGATAATTACTACAAATATTATTACGGAAACTCCCCAAGCTTAACTGAAATAAAAAGAATATTACCCCAAGTAAAAAACAAAGGCTATAAAGATGCATGGTTAGTAGCTTTTAAGAACGGAAAACGAATTTCTATGGCAGAAGCACTGAAAAACGATTAATTTAGAGGTGTTCTATATTTATACTCTGAAAATTATTGTTATTTTCGCTGGTATAAATAAATTATATGTCTAAAGAATTAAAAACAGGAATCGTTGCCGTAGTAATTATAGCATTGTTTATATGGGGTTATAATTTCTTAAAAGGGCAAAACTTGTTCAGTGCGAATGCAAGACACTTTTTTGTAGAGTACAATAATATAAATGGTCTTAACGAAGCAAGTTCAGTTACCATAAACGGTTTAAAGGTAGGTAATGTAGAACAAATATTTTTTAATGAAAGCCCTGAAAAAAGAGGAAGTCTTGTAGTAAAAATCTCACTTAATACCGATTTTAAGTTTTCAAAAAATAGCATTGCTAAAATTTATTCAGCAAGTTTAATGGGCGGGCAAAACTTAGCCATTATTCCTAAATACGATGGAGAAGTAGCAATATCAGGAGATTATTTAAAGGGAGAGGTAGAATCCGATATCTTTTCTTCAGTAGGAGAAAAACTCAACCCAATTCAGGCAAAACTAGAAAATGTGCTAGTCGGTGCAGATTCTTTATTAATTGGGGTGAATCAGGTTTTAAATGAGGAATCTCGTAAAAGCTTAAATAGGAGTGTTTTAGGGCTGGAGAAGGTAATGTCAGATGTTCGTAAAACCTTAGCTTCTGTAAATGATTTAATAAAAGATAGTAAGACTAACCTAAACGCCACCTTAACCAACACGAAAAAAATTACAGACAATTTTACGAAAGTATCCGACGATTTAGCGAAGGCTAACCTAGGAGAATCAGTAAAAAAGCTCGAAGCCACTTTAACAAATGTTAATGATATGTTGGCTAAAATGAAATCAGGAAAAGGAACTTTAGGAAAGTTAATGACCGATGAAAAAATGTATACAAACCTAACCAATGCTTCAAAAGAATTAGAAGAACTATTAAGGGAGATGAAGCTAAATCCTAAGCGTTTTGTGCATTTTTCACTATTTGGAAAGAAACCGAAACCTTATAACGAAGACAATAATACCAATAACGAAAATACGAAGTAAACCCACTTTATTTCTAACAAAACTTAATAATTAAAGAACGATGGAGAAATACATATCAAACATCTTTTTTGCGTTGATTTTAATTGCAGGGATAGGATATTTTGTAATGAATGTTCGTAAACTCATACGAAACATTAAGCTAGGAAAAGATATTGATAGAACCGACAGACAGCCAGAACGATGGAAAAACATGGCAAAAATAGCACTAGGGCAATACAAAATGGTGCGCCGTCCAATTTCAGGAATTTTACATGTTGTGGTGTATATAGGATTCATCCTAATCAATATTGAAATGCTTGAAATTATTATTGATGGATTATTCGGAACACATCGTTTTTTTCAACCAATTTTAGGAGATACTTTGTACGGATTCTTAATTGGTAATTTCGAAATACTTGCTTTTTTAGTTTTAGTAGCCGTAATTATTTTCTGGTTTAGAAGAAATATCGAAAAAGTACAACGCTTCTGGAATAAAGAAATGAAAGGGTGGCCGAAGAAAGACGCAAATATTATATTGTATTTTGAAATGGTACTCATGTCGTTGTTCCTAATTATGAACGCTACCGATGTTCCCTTTCAAGAAGCAGGAGTAGGAAATGTAGTTTCTCAATTCATAGCACCTTGGTTTGATGGTTTTTCACCTGAAGCATTGCATACGATAGAGAAAACTGCTTGGTGGTTACATATTGTTGGAATTCTAATTTTCTTAAACTACCTATATTACTCTAAGCATTTACATATTTTATTGGCATTTCCAAATACGTTTTTTGCCAATTTAAATCCTAAGGGACAGTTCGATAATTTAGAGGCAGTTACCAAAGAAGTAAAAATGATGATGGATCCAGATGCTGACCCTTATGCAATGCCAGAAGAAGGCGCCGAGGAAGAAATGCCAGAGAAATTCGGAGCTTCTGATGTAACCGATTTAAACTGGGTACAATTGATGAATGCCTATACCTGTACTGAATGTGGGCGCTGTACATCGTCGTGTCCAGCAAACCTTACAGGAAAAGAATTATCACCACGTGCCATTATGATGAAAACACGTGATCGTTTAGAAGAAGTAGGAAAAAATATTGATGCCAATGGAGGGGAGTTTAAAGACGACGGAAAGCAGTTATTAAACGATTATATTACTCCAGAAGAGTTATGGGCATGTACAAGTTGTAATGCCTGTGTGCAAGAGTGTCCGATTGGTATCGACCCGTTATCAATTATTATAGACATGCGTCGCTATTTAGTTATGGAAGAATCAGCAGCACCGCAAGAGCTAAATATGATGATGACCAATATTGAAAATAACGGAGCACCATGGCAGTATAGCCAAATGGATCGATTAAACTGGAAAGATGAGCAGTAGAACGAGTAAAAAAATATTAACTATTATACTTTTTATATTTATTTTAACTAGTAGTTTTTCACAGGAAAAAGACTATACATTAAAGTTAGATGTTGTAAAATCAGTATTCGGAATTTATCAGCTTGAAGGAGAGTATCATAAAACCGACCAATTATCCTATGGACTTGGACTACTTTACTTTAATACAAAAACGATGCTTTTTTTCGATATGGATATAAAAGAAGAGGGGTATATGATAAGTCCATTTGTGAGATATTACACGAGGAGTAACAATGAATCATCTTCTTTTTTTCAGTCCAATCTAAGATATGGCTATTTTGTAGGTCTTAGTTACGAAAAATGGACAAGCATGTTGAGTCTTGATGCAGTTTATGGGTATCAATTCAAATTAAATAAATCACTATTTTTTGAGCCTAGTATAGGTTTAGGAGCCTTTAAAGTATTGGGGTCGGATAATGCATATGGGTTAGTTACTCCCTATTTATTAGCTAATTTTAACATATCAATAAAAATATAAAAATTGTTTTCTGAAATAGTATTGAAGAAAGCTTACAGTTAAGATAAATGATATCAATAATTAAACGATAAAGAATTATGATAGTACCAACAATGGCAGAAATGATGGCTCAAGGAAAACAACCAGAAGTGTTGTTTTGGGTAGGAGCTGCAGGAAGTTATGATGATAGAGCAAAAAAAATAACCAGAGCTTTCGTAAAAATATTACAGCAAGCAGGAGTTGATTTTGCAGTATTGGGTACCGAAGAAAGTTCAACAGGCGATGCCGCAAAGCGAGCTGGAAATGAATTTTTATTTCAAATGCAAGCCGTTACGAATATTGAAGTGTTAAATGCTTACGAAATAAAAACAATCGTAACCTGCGATCCGCATTCATTCAATACGCTAAAAAACGAATACCCAGGATTAGGAGGGAAATATAAAGTGTATCACCACACACAATACATTAGCAAGTTAATCAAAGATGGGCGTTTGACTATAGAGGATAAAAACTTAAACGGAAAACGATTAACCTATCACGACCCATGCTATTTAGGGCGTGCCAATGATGTATATGAAAGTCCGCGTGATTTAATTCGTCGTTTAGGCGTAAAAATGACCGAAATGAAACGATATAAATCAACAGCCTTGTGCTGTGGAGCAGGAGGTGCACAGATGTTTAAAGAACCAGAAAAGGGAGATAAGGATATCAATGTATTACGTACAGAAGATGCCTTAGAAACCAACCCTCAAATTATTGCTACAGGCTGTCCGTATTGCAATACTATGATGACCGATGGTGTAAAGTTCAAAGAAAAAGAAGCACAAATCGAAGTAAAAGATATTGCAGAACTAATCGCAGAAGCAAATAATTTGTAATAGTAAC
It includes:
- a CDS encoding N-acetylmuramoyl-L-alanine amidase family protein codes for the protein MQFLNFLKYNITKLTFTVLTVLTILFGVSLEVTAQKKYTVVLDAGHGGKDPGNLGNGFREKSIALRVALDVGKELLTSRDIEVVYTRKKDVFVELHNRAKIANDKKADLFVSIHCDAFRRPDPHGASTFVLGLSGNQENLEIAKKENAVILLEDNYKQNYDYDPNSPESVIGLSVLQEENLENSLGIAGLVQNNFVALKRNNRKVKQANFLVLRETVMPSVLIELGFLTNKNEGKFLNSRSGQIQMAKSIAEAIKKYFKRLKLNTISETVTVNAPLVEKELSKPVEQKVVKKTIPKKEEALAKKEVTKEKTKEVQAPSKNIETPLKRISSEIVFRIQIAASRKKLSTSSFKNLEDVESLFIDNYYKYYYGNSPSLTEIKRILPQVKNKGYKDAWLVAFKNGKRISMAEALKND
- a CDS encoding MlaD family protein, with product MSKELKTGIVAVVIIALFIWGYNFLKGQNLFSANARHFFVEYNNINGLNEASSVTINGLKVGNVEQIFFNESPEKRGSLVVKISLNTDFKFSKNSIAKIYSASLMGGQNLAIIPKYDGEVAISGDYLKGEVESDIFSSVGEKLNPIQAKLENVLVGADSLLIGVNQVLNEESRKSLNRSVLGLEKVMSDVRKTLASVNDLIKDSKTNLNATLTNTKKITDNFTKVSDDLAKANLGESVKKLEATLTNVNDMLAKMKSGKGTLGKLMTDEKMYTNLTNASKELEELLREMKLNPKRFVHFSLFGKKPKPYNEDNNTNNENTK
- a CDS encoding (Fe-S)-binding protein, with the protein product MEKYISNIFFALILIAGIGYFVMNVRKLIRNIKLGKDIDRTDRQPERWKNMAKIALGQYKMVRRPISGILHVVVYIGFILINIEMLEIIIDGLFGTHRFFQPILGDTLYGFLIGNFEILAFLVLVAVIIFWFRRNIEKVQRFWNKEMKGWPKKDANIILYFEMVLMSLFLIMNATDVPFQEAGVGNVVSQFIAPWFDGFSPEALHTIEKTAWWLHIVGILIFLNYLYYSKHLHILLAFPNTFFANLNPKGQFDNLEAVTKEVKMMMDPDADPYAMPEEGAEEEMPEKFGASDVTDLNWVQLMNAYTCTECGRCTSSCPANLTGKELSPRAIMMKTRDRLEEVGKNIDANGGEFKDDGKQLLNDYITPEELWACTSCNACVQECPIGIDPLSIIIDMRRYLVMEESAAPQELNMMMTNIENNGAPWQYSQMDRLNWKDEQ
- a CDS encoding DUF3575 domain-containing protein encodes the protein MSSRTSKKILTIILFIFILTSSFSQEKDYTLKLDVVKSVFGIYQLEGEYHKTDQLSYGLGLLYFNTKTMLFFDMDIKEEGYMISPFVRYYTRSNNESSSFFQSNLRYGYFVGLSYEKWTSMLSLDAVYGYQFKLNKSLFFEPSIGLGAFKVLGSDNAYGLVTPYLLANFNISIKI
- a CDS encoding (Fe-S)-binding protein, with amino-acid sequence MIVPTMAEMMAQGKQPEVLFWVGAAGSYDDRAKKITRAFVKILQQAGVDFAVLGTEESSTGDAAKRAGNEFLFQMQAVTNIEVLNAYEIKTIVTCDPHSFNTLKNEYPGLGGKYKVYHHTQYISKLIKDGRLTIEDKNLNGKRLTYHDPCYLGRANDVYESPRDLIRRLGVKMTEMKRYKSTALCCGAGGAQMFKEPEKGDKDINVLRTEDALETNPQIIATGCPYCNTMMTDGVKFKEKEAQIEVKDIAELIAEANNL